A window of Candidatus Protochlamydia phocaeensis genomic DNA:
GCTATTTGAGATTTTATACATTCCTGAGAAGCTTTGCTCAATTCTCCAAGTAGATCTAAAAACTCATTATCATTCATATATCACCTATTATAAACCACTGATCTTATTTAAGTTATTTCGTTTCTGCCCACGTCTTCCCAAGCTTTGCTTCAACAAGCCCTTTCATGTATGGTCCCGCATTTGGGAACACGTCAAGAAAAGCATGTTCCATAGCTTCCTTAGCGTTTTCAGCATATATATGTGCCTTATCCTCTCGAACCTCTAAAAGTATCTCATCATGAATCACATTTACAAGCCTGCAATCATCACAAATTAAAGATGCTAAACGCCTAATTGCATGTAGCGTTATTTCAGCAGCGGCGCCCTGAATAGGTAAGTTTAAAGCTGCGTTATAACGATATCCAAGCCTCTCTCGACTAAAATCACGCTCTCTTCCACACGGCGTTTTAATCTTCTGGGTAATTTCTACAAGTTTTCCGGTAGATATTTGCCACTTACGCAGACCCTTATATGTATTAAAAAGGCCTTCCCTATGCTTTTGCGCTTCTTCCTCTGCCATATCTACGCTGTATTGTCTTTTGGCATAGATAGATAAACCTTTCGCTCCTTGGCCATAAAGGAGACCAAAGATCACGGCTTTAGCAAGCTGCCTGTGAGATTTTCCAACTTGTTCTCTAGGAATTTTAAGAATAGACGCCGCAGTATTCGTATGAACATCACCGCCCTCTTGGTAAATACGTAATAATTCTTTATCCTGGGTAATAAATGCGGCTACACGAAGCTCTTGTTGACTATAATCGAGCCCAATCAAACAATAACCATCTTGAGCACAAAAGAGATCGCGAAAATCATCGCGCGGCATGTTTTGCATATTTGGATTATAGCTAGACATGCGTCCTGTTGCTGTCATCCCCAAAGAAAAAGAGCCATATAAACGATTCGAGGAAACATCAATGAATTTATAAAGACTATCACCAAAAGCGCTTAACCGTTTAGTCACATGCCTATACTCAACAATCTTTGGGATAACGGCATGCGTATGCGCATTAAGTTTAAAGGTCGGTGTACTTGTGCTAAGTGCCCCGCTACCTGTTTTTGTCCAGGCTTCTAAATCAGTTTCTTTTAGCACATCCCGCAGCCATTCGCCCATTTGTTTACTGCTATTAATATTTAACTCTCGCCCTATCACGTCAAAAATATCGGCTTCTAGACGTTCACTTTCTTCACGCCAAGTCAGCATTAAAGCTTTATGTTTTTGAATGTCAAAACCAATTCCCGAGAGCTCCATTTTAGCTACGGAATATTGAGCATCGCGCAAAATTTGATAAGGTCTTGTAAGTCCTTTTTTAGTTAAAAGGGCTCTTTGAATCTCAAACAATTTAAAAGTCAAAACAGCATCTAAAGCGGCATACTCTAATTGTTCCTGAGTAAGATTTTCTTGCGACCAATCGGAAGTTTGTTGTTCTTTTGAGATGTCTAAACCTAATAGCTCTTTGGCTAAGTCCTTTAATCCAGCTGATCGACTAAGCCCTAAATCCTCTTTTAATTCGCGCCTATCGCCATTAAGTATACGATCTGCAAGAAGGGTACATCCTAGCTTCTTGGGATATGCCCCTTTATGAAGCAGATGCTTAAGCTCAAAGAGCGCATTATGTGCAATCATGGGACATTCCCAAATATCCTTACCCAAACAATCTAAACCACCTAATTTCAGAAGATCAAACACGTAGACATTAGTTTTCCCATCAAAAATCTGTATTGTTCTAATAGCAGATTTACGAGGCTCTAATCCCGCTTGTTTATCACCCTTAAACTCTGGCAAACCATATGTTTCAATGTCTAAACCTAAAGTCGGCGAGTGAGATAAAAGATGAGACAAGCTATGAGACAGCCTTTGAGGATTACAAATATAAAATAACTCAATCCCCAAATCTTTCAAGGAAGCACAAACTTTATTTGTAGTCTCAAGAATAGGCTCCTTAGTCTCAATTGTAGTCTCAATTGTAGTCTCTAGGGGAGTCTCAGGAAACATATGTAGTTGATTATCAACAACAAAAGGATTATTAAGAGTAAGTGTGCGTCTAATCTTTTGCTCATTAACTAGGACTTTTTCAGCCGCAGCAACCAATAAATCAGCGTATTCAGTGCTCATAAGATGTCTTTTTTTCCTGTTTGATACTTAAAACAATAAAAAATGAGACTAATTCGTGAAAAAATGAGACTAAGTTGTGAGACTGGTGCCTCCAGGAGCTTTGTGAGCTTTGCAAAGCAATAAACACAATTTCTTGAATATGAATAACTTAAAGCACATAGTCTCAACATAGTCTCACGCGGAAAATTTAAAACGATAAAATAATTCGCTAGAAGTCTCATTATTAGTCTCATTATTAGTCTCATTAATCATCTCGCCATTACTCTGAAAGTCTCACGATTAGTCTCACGGTTTAGTCTCATTTTGCTTCTCAGAAGAGTCTCTTAGTCTCACTATATTATTTTATTATATAGTGAGACTTGAGACTTCTGCCGATTAAAATTGTGTGTTCTGTTCTGAATTGTCTTTTGATTCCGTGAGCTTTTTCTTATATCGATAATATGTTGCACGACCAATTTCCAATTCGTGCCATATATCGTTATCCTTTAGTCCAAGTTTTATTAGCTCTTTGATTTGATCGAGAATGGCTGATTCTAATTCTTTATGTGCCCAAAATAAGATACCATTTTTATCTTCTACGTTAATTTCTAACGGGCGAACTTGCTTTCCACTAATACCTCTTGTTTTCTCAAAGTGAAGTTCGAAGCGTGCTCCTTGTTCAGGCATATAGTCTTTAGGTCGTCTCAGATTAATCACGACATCCAGAATATCCTCGCGTTTAGAACTTCCTCTTTGTGCGCCTCCTTTACCAGTATGATGAATCAAAATAATTGTCTTTCCTGCTCGACGTTGTGCAAGCATCCATTTCTGCATAGGCAGCCAGGCTTGTGCTTCATTTTCTGGCTGGCAAGTCAAGGTACTAAGATTGTCTATAATGATAACGTCTGCTTTTTCTACATATGGTTGAAGAAGAGCTTGGCCTTCCGCTGTATCTAAATACGGAATTCCCAATTCTTGTTGATCGGATGCAATTAATTGAAAATAATCATCATTCGGAGGTGTCTTATCTTTATTTCGTTTAACTATATTGGCTAACCGTTCTTGTAATGCGATTGCTGGCATTTCGCCGTCAATATAAAGTACCCGCCTTGGTTTATCTGTCTTCCAGCCGAGGAATTCTGCTCCGGATGCCATCGAATACGCTACATTCAAAGCAAATAGCGTTTTACCGATGCCTCGCCAAGCGTGAATCATAATTGTATTTTGCTCTCTACACCAAGAGAATATAAATGGCTTTTCTGGAATGGGTGTTATCAGAAATTGTCCTAAGCCAA
This region includes:
- a CDS encoding DNA polymerase, which gives rise to MSTEYADLLVAAAEKVLVNEQKIRRTLTLNNPFVVDNQLHMFPETPLETTIETTIETKEPILETTNKVCASLKDLGIELFYICNPQRLSHSLSHLLSHSPTLGLDIETYGLPEFKGDKQAGLEPRKSAIRTIQIFDGKTNVYVFDLLKLGGLDCLGKDIWECPMIAHNALFELKHLLHKGAYPKKLGCTLLADRILNGDRRELKEDLGLSRSAGLKDLAKELLGLDISKEQQTSDWSQENLTQEQLEYAALDAVLTFKLFEIQRALLTKKGLTRPYQILRDAQYSVAKMELSGIGFDIQKHKALMLTWREESERLEADIFDVIGRELNINSSKQMGEWLRDVLKETDLEAWTKTGSGALSTSTPTFKLNAHTHAVIPKIVEYRHVTKRLSAFGDSLYKFIDVSSNRLYGSFSLGMTATGRMSSYNPNMQNMPRDDFRDLFCAQDGYCLIGLDYSQQELRVAAFITQDKELLRIYQEGGDVHTNTAASILKIPREQVGKSHRQLAKAVIFGLLYGQGAKGLSIYAKRQYSVDMAEEEAQKHREGLFNTYKGLRKWQISTGKLVEITQKIKTPCGRERDFSRERLGYRYNAALNLPIQGAAAEITLHAIRRLASLICDDCRLVNVIHDEILLEVREDKAHIYAENAKEAMEHAFLDVFPNAGPYMKGLVEAKLGKTWAETK
- a CDS encoding AAA family ATPase, whose product is MNSLNLTEKIDFDNIEKAFAPLISKAIWVISDIADNKRPINPHTNTNAKSNDPTTWGTLAHVRSFIENNPGQFAPAIALNKEIELTCIDLDHVCKEDQIFDWAEDIYKGSTSYCERSISGNGLHVFIKGNKPGQLCKKGQIEIYDHNKFITVTGNILPGHAEIKTAQEFLDKFYKEHFKEKSSLQTIKQISPSIKDSEVLSLCRTTQEAAKFKKLYDEGDISDFNNDASKADFHLCKMLAYFTQNKDQIFHLIKQSKLYTNRKGKNPDKWDRQDYAEQTIEKAINDLKAFYQPQKPLLKAVGLGQFLITPIPEKPFIFSWCREQNTIMIHAWRGIGKTLFALNVAYSMASGAEFLGWKTDKPRRVLYIDGEMPAIALQERLANIVKRNKDKTPPNDDYFQLIASDQQELGIPYLDTAEGQALLQPYVEKADVIIIDNLSTLTCQPENEAQAWLPMQKWMLAQRRAGKTIILIHHTGKGGAQRGSSKREDILDVVINLRRPKDYMPEQGARFELHFEKTRGISGKQVRPLEINVEDKNGILFWAHKELESAILDQIKELIKLGLKDNDIWHELEIGRATYYRYKKKLTESKDNSEQNTQF